The Hirundo rustica isolate bHirRus1 chromosome Z, bHirRus1.pri.v3, whole genome shotgun sequence genome contains the following window.
CATATAATTGTAGTATTACCAGGGCATCTTGGAGATCACTAAAGTGGGAAACATGGATTAAGTCTAATGTTTCGAGATTTGAGTGCACTCTGACTTTGTCACATCATGAATCATTTCCATTCTTTACAGGTTGTTGCAATTTCAACAACAACcctaagaagaaataaaaagctgggTCTCCCAAGAGCCTAAAGCTTACCCATAGAGGTGATTTACGTGGGGGTTCACACCAAGGGAGTTCATCCAGTTGCGGAAGGTCCGCTCCTCGCGCGTCTCTCCTACACGACAGAAAACAGGTTCACTGCAAATTCTGCAAGTTCAAAGCTGAGAAGAGATTTCCACCTTGCAAGGCAGGGagctttcagcagcagagctgaccAGGAGGTTTTAAGCAGAGAGTGTTTTTTTCTActataatatttttcaaaggaagagGGTGGCCCTGCTATATAATCTTGGATATCATTTTGATTTCCTCAGGCCTCAGAAGAGCCTTTTACACTTTCTGCAAGAAAAAGGAGCAAGAAGATCTTTCACATAGGTGTTAGCCAactgctgccacagcccagtCGTGCTAACAATTACCGCTCCTATGAACATCTCACTGCATTTCTGAGGTTTTCTTGCCCATCACAGGAAATGGCAAAACCAAAATCCCCGGCATGGTGAGTGACGGGCTGCGGGCAGTGTGCGTCCAGGTTCAGGCTCCACAACAGGGTCAGAGCAGTTGACCAGGCTGCCAAGTGCCCTTCTCATCTGCCCCAAATGAGTAAACAACCACTGCAGCACTGAAGCCTCAAATCATAGGTGTTACTTCAGTGGAGATAcctctgcagggcacagcctcCAGTGACACAGCTGTTTACTTTAGATAGTCCCCCCGCTGCTAATTTTGTGACTGATACGGCCATCACCTTCCAAAAGGGTCCAGTCGATGTCCTGGTTTTCAGGCTTGGTAAGTGCTGGGTACTTGTTGAACAGGTTAGCAACGAAGGCCAGGTTCAGTTTGGGGTTGCCACTGACCACATCAGCCGGTGTGACGAACTGCCGGCAGCCGAGCCGatctgcctgctgcagcatgTACTCTGCCCTCCGCAAGTCATCCTTTTCCTGCCAGGGATGCAATGGACAAGAGCTGTCACGGCACAGACCGGGCTGCAAAGCAGATTGGAAGCTCCTGACCACTACCTGGAGCAACATCACAAGTCCGCATTTGGCATCAGTCGCTAACCGAGCGAAGGGATGAGGCACACACACcaatccctgctgctgtgccattGTCATGGCTTCTCTTGCTATTTTTCTTAGCATGGTGCTTCCCAAGCTGACATGCTGTAAAATTTTAATGCTCTTGGAACTCGGTGGCTCAAAAGAAGTCAATATGCTCCCGAAGGCAGCAAGCCCACAAAGGATTTATCCATCACCTCTGTTCATTCGAGGGTAGTGACCAGGCTGGCAGCAAGCGCTCATATGAGCACACTCCTGAGGTGTGCACATGGCCACTGACACTGTACACGCTCTAGAAATTAAGATACCGGGTTACCCTGATGTCATGGGGCAACGACAGGGTACAGGTAGCTCATGATTCCGCAGGATGAGGACACGACAGCCTGAATACTTACATTGAAACCCGACATGTTAATATCAATCTGAGGCTCTCCTTCTTTCTGCCCTTTGGGTGCAATTTGATTGAGGAGGTGGAAATAGGCTCTGGAATcctgaaatgaatgaaaaagaaaattcagctcTCCCACACAGCAGTTGAATACACCGTAACAATTCATTTCAAGCTCATTTTTAACAAGTCACTGTGCACAATTGGCTTATGTACCTTTACTGAATTGCCAAAATCTGTAAGCTTAAAAGAGAGCACAATGGTAGAAatccaggcagcaggaaaagaaacaaagggaaaaggttAGAAATATTTAAGATGACAATTATGCAGTTTGACTGTTTGAAAGCTGCCTTTGCTATAAGCTCTGGTGTCACAGCCACCTCTGCAGTGGCTGGAGGAGGCAAAGACCCCATGCTGCTCACACTCATGGCCCCCAGATGTCTCAAGGCAGCCCTAACCTCTAAACAAGGCAGCCATTCCTACTGCCACAGCAATAATGAAAATGGCCCAGTGAAGAAAAATTCCAAGTAAAAAGCTGATTATAAGCTGTCTGAATGTTTGCTTCTGTGCCTGAGCATTAGCTAGAAGAGCTTAGAGGAGAGAGGCCAGGGATGGTCCCAAACCAGGAGGAAGAATAGCTGTAGTGATTATTTATCAACTACATGTCCCTTTAGTCCTCAGCACTAAGGAAGACCTCACCCTATCATGGCAGCCTAGAGGATGCACCAGAGAAGCCAACAGCTGCCAGCAAAACTGTAAGTAATTTTAAAGCTGGAAATAAGTGACCATGCACACACAGATCAGACCTATGCTCCCCAAGCACCTCaattatcaatttttttttaaaaaaaatctcaatcttctttctccctccttGAAACTGCTGGCCATGTGAATAAGCTCCACAAAACTGCTGAGACTAGTGTCCAGATGCCCCACACTGACCCAGAGTCACCATCTTCCATTTCTCATCAGTGCacctgttggggaggatgaagccagaaagccctggAAATATGACagcttagattctgagaatgtgaaaccttAACTGAGATAGAAtagaaagtaagttttgatgtctgagatgtcctagctgctggatgcctgtGAAAACAACCCCCTATGTATGATtcatcccacacatgtaaccccccctgaagtatcaagtatctgtaaccccattggcaccagcctgttacagcccacctcgagaccccttatcagggggctgcagagtgggcctctctcttgtctctttgttctcttctcctttgctcctctctcttgcctcttgccttttgctcttggaatttccttatctctttcttcccccaccttccaaggccacgctacagctgcgcctggcggctctgagcaaggcctcacGTCCCATACAATAAACctcttcttctaaaacctaacttcagagatctcgtctacattcatccacaccgtcctggagtcctcagcaacagcaggaggaggcattTCTGCATGCCCCCACTCACACGTGAAGAGCAGCTTTAAGAGGCCCCGCTCCCATTCCTACTAAACACAGTGTGAAGAATAAGACATCttgtttcccttcctctctccagcCCACGACATTTTACATGAAATGCCATCACCTCCCAAGAGTATGTGGAAGTCTCACTCCCCAGTGAAGCATTTCCCCCCATTATCTTTGCCAAAATATGGATTAAGGACGTTTGAAAACATGTGATACCAGTTTCAGAGTTGattaaaacaacagcagcactggaggaaaCAGACAGTTCAGCACAGGGCTCATTTTCATGGTCAGAGAGAACAGGACTGCTGGACCTCAAATAGAGTATCCACACCCCCCTGGTAATGCCACTCAGTAAATTAGGGTAAGAAAGGTTCTGTCTGAAGATGAAAAGCCTCATTTACACAGGCAAACacatccctgctcagctcccaaGCAAATCAGGAGAGCTTTGGTACCTTGATATCTGAGCTGAAGTTACTGATTTTGTGCCAGCCTGCGTTCTCCAGGTGGAAGTTGGCCCATCTTAGGAGCAGCTCTTCTGGGGATAGTTTCATAAGGTCCTCCAGATTTTCACCGTCACGAAGTAAGGCAGCCAGTGCTGTAAGAAAAATGATTGTGAGGGAAGAGTCAAACCCGCATGCCAGAATTCGAGCTACAGCAATATTTCAGAGGGGCACAATACCACCTACTGATTGCTGCTAGaagacacaaagagaaaattatacTCTCATTCTAGCTCCAGAACAAAAGAAGGCTACTTTATTTTGATTACTTtgtttatatagattctggacaatgaccagggattggagaacaaggttaccaccttTCCATCCTACTGGCCAGGCTAGAAATCAATcaattgtccctcatcagagagaaatgcaaaaaactACTcctgtttatgttacaagcgtgAGAAGACTCTCCGACAAAAATGTAAGCATTCACAGAAGGCTAACAGAATATGACAACAACTGATTATGTCAAAATATTCTGGGTATTAGCAGAGTTTTCCTGAGGTGGTTGCTACACATGGAGGAGTATAAACAATCTAGAAAAATATGtgtaaaaaagtattttcccttttcttgtaTAACAAAACTATCTGGACTTTATGTACAGTCTTTTTAAGCTGATGACAGGAAGCTAAATGCAAATGCACTTCTATCTCAATGAAAAGTGCTTCCAAGCAGTTTCATAagcaccattaaaaaaacccagcgGAGCCAAGATAAGCACCCTTTCAGCTGGCCAATGCTTCCTTTGCCATGAATTTTCAATCTAAGCCAAACAATGTCAACACTTCATGATGGGGAAGCTTGAAATAAAAGACACTGAGGCCCCTCCATCCATCTGGATGCTTTGATAGCATATGCAGGAATATCAGAGCTCTTCAGCTGATTTGAAAAGTTTAAATTTTGGAGGCTATCATGCAGAACCAAGTGAGCACAGGGAGAGATCTGCAGCATCAGTCTCCCACCACCAAGGACAAAGCAAAAGCTCGAGCTGCACCATTCACAGTAGCAAGGAGGATTTTAGAACCAAGAAACTACCACAGAGCTGAAGCCCcccatttttactttttttttttgagaaagatATGCAGCTCTCTTGAACCCTAAAAGGATCCAAGCAGCTTTTGCCACCACCCAACACCGTTAGGAACCCGCAGCTGGAGCAGCCTAGGGCATCACCAGGCTATGTGGTCATTCACTGCCAGGCGCAAGCCAAGCTGCATCTTGACTCACTGGTGTTGAGCCAGCTCTCCAAGGCTGATACACATCACCAGGATGGCACAACCCTCCTGCATGAACCTGCTGCACAGCTACAAACAGGCTGGAGAGCATTCGGCACGGCACGTGCCCTGACGATCCTtctcccagcagggaggagggagggaaggggcagtggcagggctggggctgacGGCACAAGCAGTGCTGCGCTGTTCATGCTTTAGAAGTAATCACTCGGAATTTAATTTACCTTCATTTCTGCTGAGCTCGATGTCAGCGAACAAGCCGATCTTAATGATCTGCCAGAGGAGCCCAAGGACCAGGTGGGGTTTCCCTTCCCTCAAGTCCTCTGCACCAATATTGACAACATGACAGCCGATGGCGGATGCAGAATTCAAGGCCAGGTTCAGGTTTTCCTGCAAACAGCAAAGTCCAGTCAGACACAGTCCAGGGAGATGGTGCTTTCTCTTTcatccagcaccagcagagtGGAGGCTTCCCCTTTGTCCTTGCTCcaactgcagcagctcaggggaaACACTCTCCAGCTGAAGTTTTAAGGGAGCTGTGGTGGCAGCAGGCTGAATCAATAAGACCTGAACTAAGCACCAGGGTTTAATTTCAGCCTCTGGTATTCAGTTTCAGCCTCCGAGTTAGATGCATCTAGTGGCATCAACAAAAATAAGGCTAGAGAAGTGCTAATTtacacacaacacacacacagaggcatcCTCACAAAAACAACCTGCCCTAGTGTGAAATGATTCATAGCCAACACCAATAACCACACTGTTTAAAAAAGACAGTGCTGTACATAATCACCACAGCGATATCACATGTGCACAACATTTCAGCCACTTTACCCATTTTGCCATTAACTCAGCATTTTTGAGCCATGCCCACAGAAGTGTCAATTATGCATGGTACAAAACTGCATTTAATAATTAAACAGAAGCTACAAATCTTGCTCCTTTCCAATATTCCACAATAATGCCTTGAGCCACCATGCTACATTCATTAATTCTATCTTAAtatgaatttcagaaaataaaatacagaaatgctttATACCTGAATTATGAACGGTGTGAGTTTCTTCTTATTAATTGCTCTTTCATCAATTGTGTCAGGAACAGAAAGATTGATCATTTTGCTGTTAGGAGGAAAACCAATGATATTTGAACAAGACTTAGTATTTAATCTGAACAAAACTCAATGCATTGTGACAATATTCACCACAGCACATTTCCTTTAGCCTGCTTGTTTTTATGTAATTTGTTTCATAAAAATCGAAATTGCATATATCAGAAGTTAATATTTACACGATCAAGAATGTATTTGTAACTAATAGCTAAGCCTGAAACTTTAAACATGTTCCCAGCCACTACTGATCTCAACTGCTGGAGCAAAAAGAGCACATGAATTATTCACAGTGCAGTCCCTGAACTAGTGAGGACTCTCTGCTCCGCTGACAACCATAGCACATTCtagtaagaaaacaaacttccTCCTATTGTAAAGGTTTACTACGGCTGGCAAGAAAACCTGCctcaaaaaagaacaaacacttGGAGAGCTCAGTGGGGAGCATGTGAGCACAATGAATTTTTAATCAACACAAAATATGGCAAATTTAAACTTTATATTACGAACTACTTCCTACTCAGTTCAGTCATTGCCTAAAGCCATGAATTACTTGAAatttgggaaataaataaactaaaaatatgCATCACGAGCTAaagttaaaaagtaaaagaaattaaagagaaCAGGTAACTCATTTAAACTTACTTTGTGTATTGATACAAAGTTACTGAAATTCCAGGTTGATCCAGTTCTCCACTATATTAATTCACTtacaataaaacaaatgaaCCTAACCCATAAAGCCAACAAAAACCTCATATACAGAAGGTTGCTGGTATTTAGCAGCCCTGGATGCCTTCTGTTCTCAGCATGAAGCAGAGTAAGTCACCTAATTTACTTCATGCAGTTATTAAAAAGAACAAGATTCccagaaaatccatttttggGTTAATGCTTAATAAGGTCACTAACATTCCCACAGAGGACACTGTCTGCCTAAACATAGAAGAGAATGGGCTGTTTGTCACATTTGCACCAGGCTGAGTTTGCACCGGGACAGCTCCTGCAAAGCACCTTCTGCCCCCTCAGCAAACTCAGTctcaaacccaaacaaatgcGCTGGATGAAAATAACAGCTGGCACCAAAGCGGGGGCATCACACAATGGCAATGAAAGCCTGAGAGACTGAGGCTCTTATACGTGCAAAACATTACGCACACATACCAGTCACAAAAGCAGCCCGGAACACTCCCCTAACTACAGTTTTGCAAAGttattttgctgatttttaacttttttttttttttttgtaattcagGAATCATCATGACTTACCATAGCACAATCCCATCTCCCACAGCATTGAACAGGTCATCTGTATTTGGGTTCATTGGAATAACGTGCCTACAGTCGGGATCACTTTCCAGGGCTTTGTTTATCCAGTTTACAAAGGcatatttctcttcctctgagATAACCAATCGTAAATTTAATACAGGCTTTTTTCATAACAAAGATTTTCCCAAAAGAAGCAGAGTACAATAGTCCAAGGAAATAACAGCCCTGCTATCATTACCACACATTTTGTTAGTCACACaaagtttaaagaaagaagattcTCACAACTAGCAGAATACTACTGTTATTTGCTTGTGTTTACTTAATAACTTTATCATACTCAAGTGTAACACAAGGACTTCATAAGCAAGCACAGTTAACAAAGTAAATAAGAACACATTTAACTTATACACTGTTAAATTTGCAGCATATAAATTCTGTCCTGCATTCACCCTGACACGACAGCTCGCAGAGAACTAGAGCACAGCACATGGCACGGTGGTAGAAATGGGCTGGTTTTGGCAGAGTATCTCcaaaaacccaagagaacagtGGGAAGCAGAGCAGTACCTGAGTAGGAGTGCTGGGTGCCCTCGCTGGAGAGTTCTGAGGTGCCCCCAATGGCACagattccttccttcctgttaATGGCTCTTCGGAACGTTTTAGCGATATCGCTGCTTTTCACCTCTTGGAAAATCTACAATTTAAACTGCTCCGTTAGACAAGAAAAATTCACCTTCATAAAACAAAAAGGGAGCACAGAAGGAACTATTTCTTCTCAGCTTTAAAGCAAACTTCACAGTAAATTCAGCACATGTGAAGGGCCTAGCAAGGGTGTAGTGATATTAAATCTAACACGGACGGTGGGCAGAGAGTCACTCCACTTTCTCAAACACACACTGCAAATGCCTACTCAAACAGAAGCATGAGGCATGAAGTACTTTGCATATATATACACCTTTACAAGTAGATTTCAAGAGACTACAAGAAAAAACCATGAAACCTTTGCAGTTTGGGCACAGGTAACACATGCAGCAGATCCTGTAGGGTCAAACTCTGGAAAGCTGTGGTGCAATTTTAACCTTTCTGCAGAAGCCGGATGCTCGTGAGACTGTGACTTTAGTTCACACAAAAGACTTTGACCACAACCCAAGAAAACAATTCTCCTTAAGCATATAACAGTAAAATCTGCAATAAAGGACAACAGTGAGTGCTCCAGGAAAAGATTATTCCCCTTTACTCAACAGCAGGCTGTGGCTAACTGGCAAAACACTCTCCTTTTGGAGGGTGGAAGGGATGCTTTAGCACAGGAAGACTGCACGTGCCATTTGCACAGGTTGGATGCTACTGTTACTGGCCCCAAGGTCCTAGAGAGCTGAGCAGCTATTAGTAAAAAAACAGATTCAGTGGCTGGAAAGCCTAATGTAATTCCCTCAAAACTAAATTAGTTTCAACCAAGCTGAAAAGACAAATGAAATGTGTACAGGTTCTCTAGACACTACCCAGAAAAAGACAGTGAAACAGCACTGCAAAGAAGGACAACAACGTGCTTCTGATAAAAGGAGAGGACACCAGGCTGCAGAGGTGTCGCTACAGGGCCAGGCTGCTAGTTGTCACACCTTACCTTCCCTGTCCCTCAAACACAGGGAAGACAGCAAGTCAAGATGATGATACAGTGCTGTTAAATCATCTCCTGATGACATGCAGAGGTTGATCAGGTAAAGCTGACTGAAGATCTGTCTGAGAGCCCAGAAGTTGGGGGATTTCTGCTGATTGGCTTTAACCACTGGGATTTTGGTTTAgatctatttattttaaaatttcctgggTTAATAACTGGTATTGCATATCTTCTTGAGAATATGTGCTCTAATGCTGAGGTACCACTAAGTCACTTAACCCCAGTGTAAAGTCAGTTTGTGTCATTCTCTGTACCATAAACTCCAGCAAAAATGCTCAGAGCTAGAGTCCAGTTTGTGAAAATCATGCAGCTAAGCAGTGCTGCTAATGTACACCTCAGCTGCCCTAAGACATTTTGTCTTTATTCAATCATTGGTACCTTTCAAATGTGACAGAAGAGATTTATTTCTTACTTCCTAGTGCAAAGTTAAGAGTTATGGACCAGCTCAAACCAACAGCTGAAACATGCACCCAGCATGCAAGTGTTTACAAACTGCAAACTCCAACTTACTAGTTGACTCCGAACTCAAAAAGTTCAGAGGGTCTGAAAACaattaaggaaaagaaagtaaagatAAATTAAGAACTATCAAGAAAACTAATTGACATGAAAACAGCTTCCTCAATGTACTGTGCATACTTTAGTTACTCCTGCAGCATTCAGTCATCAGAACATCAAAAGGATGAAGAATGTACATCCGAACCATTATCTCAGAAGTCTTGCTcttttgtaaaaagaaataaattttcaaattcTGGCCTATTTCTACTAAAAAAGACCCTCCAACTTGTCCCACCACCTTACTCCTGTTCTTCCCTTTCAAGGCAAGAGATTTGAATTTTCCTAGATCAGCACCTAACAAATCCAAGTGTGTTCTGAAATGCCCTTTCAACTCTTCAGCAAATACTCACAGTCCAAttaaacagagaaaggaaattatacTGATACACAGGATAAACAAGCATTCATCTCTGTGCCTGGAAAAACTGAATAGCTTCCAATAAATACTGTAAACTTGGATCATTGCAAGTCTTTTTTTTCCGCTGTCACCTCATGTGGAAACAGTATTTTGGCCTCCAATGAAGCTATCATATAGGAAGAATACATGGATTCTTTctggttggttgtttggtttttgttcaAAAACCAACCAATATTTCTCCTCTGTCCAAATCTAAAGGCTTTTAATAGCAGCACAAAGGACTGATCATACACAGATACCTGTACAAAATTTTTACATGGCTAGTCCTGAGAATTGATCAGTTTGTCGAAAGAAAATTAGGATTAGGGTAAGTGGCTGGGAAGCGTGGTTCAAAACCTCTTCTATGGTCTTCCTTATCTTTGTCTAGAAGGGCACCCCCAGAATTGCTGGCATTTCAGAAATATCACTTACATAGACAAACTCTTCAAAACTAATCTTCCCATCTTTATTCTTGTCGCCATCGATCATGAGCTTCTGGATGATCTCTCTCACTTTGTacccagggagaggcaggctgGCCTCCTTGAACAGCTCATGCAACTCGTAGTCACAGATGAATCCATTGCTGTT
Protein-coding sequences here:
- the PLS3 gene encoding plastin-3, with amino-acid sequence MANTMQISKDELEELKEAFAKVDLNSNGFICDYELHELFKEASLPLPGYKVREIIQKLMIDGDKNKDGKISFEEFVYIFQEVKSSDIAKTFRRAINRKEGICAIGGTSELSSEGTQHSYSEEEKYAFVNWINKALESDPDCRHVIPMNPNTDDLFNAVGDGIVLCKMINLSVPDTIDERAINKKKLTPFIIQENLNLALNSASAIGCHVVNIGAEDLREGKPHLVLGLLWQIIKIGLFADIELSRNEALAALLRDGENLEDLMKLSPEELLLRWANFHLENAGWHKISNFSSDIKDSRAYFHLLNQIAPKGQKEGEPQIDINMSGFNEKDDLRRAEYMLQQADRLGCRQFVTPADVVSGNPKLNLAFVANLFNKYPALTKPENQDIDWTLLEGETREERTFRNWMNSLGVNPHVNHLYGDLQDALVILQLYEKIKVPVDWSKVNKPPYPKLGANMKKLENCNYAVDLGKHPAKFSLVGIGGQDLNDGNPTLTLALVWQLMRRYTLNVLEDLGDGQKANDEIIVSWVNQTLKEAGKSTSIQNFKDKTISTSLAVVDLIDAIQPGCINYDLVKTGQLSEDDKQNNAKYAVSMARRIGARVYALPEDLVEVKPKMVMTVFACLMGRGMKRV